One segment of Thermosynechococcus sp. HN-54 DNA contains the following:
- the gor gene encoding glutathione-disulfide reductase translates to MSYDYDLFVIGAGSGGLAASKRAASYGAKVAIAEGDKVGGTCVIRGCVPKKLLVYGSKFSHLFEDAVGYGWRPVEAKLNWERLIQAVNQEVNRLSQLHISYLEKAGVELLPFFARFVDPHTLELVDRQGQVQGQVTAAKILIAVGGEAIKPNVPGIEHSITSREMFLLPKQPKRMVILGGGYISVEFAGIMQGLGTEVIHFLRGDRPLRGFDQDIQDGVYEGMIRHGIDVRPRCHITSLKLTKKGNIRIRYEQQGQTYETKVDTVLCAVGRAPNLQGLGLDRAGVHLSTNSQGIVAVAVDEYYRTNQEHIFAVGDCTNRVNLTPVAIAEGRAFADTQFGNLPRTLSYENIPSAVFSQPEAASVGLSEAQAKAKLGEDNVKIYRAAFRPMYHSLTGRNEKVIVKLVVEKNTEWVLGAHMVGDNAAEIIQGIAIALKMGATKKDFDATMAIHPSTAEEFVTLR, encoded by the coding sequence ATGAGCTACGACTATGACCTGTTTGTGATTGGTGCCGGTTCCGGTGGCTTGGCAGCGTCTAAACGGGCGGCCTCCTATGGTGCAAAGGTGGCCATTGCCGAAGGGGACAAAGTCGGCGGTACCTGTGTCATTCGTGGTTGTGTGCCCAAAAAACTCCTCGTGTATGGATCAAAGTTTAGCCATCTCTTTGAAGACGCTGTAGGCTATGGCTGGCGCCCGGTTGAGGCCAAGTTGAACTGGGAGCGACTGATTCAAGCAGTCAACCAAGAGGTGAATCGCCTCAGTCAACTACACATTAGCTACCTTGAAAAGGCGGGAGTAGAGCTGTTGCCCTTTTTTGCCCGATTTGTGGATCCCCATACCCTAGAGCTTGTGGATCGCCAAGGACAAGTACAGGGGCAGGTGACAGCAGCGAAAATTTTGATTGCCGTGGGGGGGGAAGCAATTAAACCTAATGTGCCGGGCATTGAACACAGTATTACGTCGCGGGAAATGTTTCTGCTGCCCAAGCAGCCAAAGCGCATGGTCATTCTCGGTGGCGGCTACATCAGTGTTGAGTTTGCCGGCATCATGCAGGGGTTAGGAACTGAAGTCATCCACTTTTTGCGGGGCGATCGCCCCCTGCGCGGCTTTGATCAGGACATTCAAGATGGCGTTTACGAGGGCATGATTCGCCACGGCATTGATGTCCGTCCCCGGTGCCACATTACCAGCCTAAAGCTGACGAAGAAGGGGAATATCCGCATTCGCTACGAACAGCAGGGGCAAACCTATGAAACCAAGGTGGATACAGTGCTGTGTGCTGTGGGGCGCGCGCCCAATTTGCAGGGGCTAGGTTTAGATCGGGCCGGGGTGCACTTGAGTACCAATAGCCAAGGAATCGTCGCTGTTGCTGTGGATGAATACTACCGCACCAACCAAGAACATATCTTTGCCGTCGGCGATTGCACCAATCGCGTGAACCTCACCCCCGTAGCCATTGCCGAAGGCCGGGCTTTTGCGGATACCCAGTTTGGCAATCTGCCGCGCACCTTGAGCTATGAGAATATTCCCTCAGCGGTGTTTTCACAGCCGGAGGCAGCCTCGGTTGGGCTTTCGGAAGCGCAGGCCAAGGCGAAATTGGGAGAAGACAATGTGAAAATCTACCGTGCCGCCTTTCGCCCGATGTACCACAGCCTCACGGGTCGCAACGAAAAGGTGATTGTCAAATTGGTGGTCGAGAAAAATACGGAGTGGGTGCTCGGTGCCCACATGGTGGGGGACAATGCCGCTGAGATTATCCAAGGGATCGCGATCGCCCTGAAAATGGGCGCCACCAAGAAGGACTTTGATGCCACAATGGCCATTCACCCCTCGACGGCGGAGGAGTTTGTCACGCTGCGTTAG
- the ctpA gene encoding carboxyl-terminal processing protease CtpA, translating to MGVRWLYRLICFLVIFVGVWGIFPTDSAIALTEEQKLFNEAWRIVNQAYVDPSFNGQNWWLVREKALKRPLPNREATYEAIQTMLASLEDPFTRLLRPAQFRSLQTTTAGELTGVGLQISTDPETGVLEVIAPIDGSPAAQAGIQPRDRILAIDGVSTAKLSLDEAAERMRGAAGSAVHLLLQRGNEAPQELILQRGHIEINPVVAEVRHVQGHTIGYIRLGQFSAMAPTEMRKAIQRLEEQGAEEYILDLRNNPGGLLQAGVEIAQLWLDSGVIVYTVDRQGIVDSLNASGSALTHDPLVVLVNGGTASASEILAGALQDHGRARLVGDRTFGKGSIQSLFNLSDGSGLAVTIAHYETPNHHNINKVGIEPDRRVLDAPESLMAMGTAADPQYLAALELLHSPVQVATNAA from the coding sequence ATGGGGGTTCGTTGGCTGTACCGTCTCATTTGTTTTTTGGTTATCTTCGTGGGGGTTTGGGGCATTTTCCCCACCGACTCGGCGATCGCCCTGACGGAGGAACAGAAACTCTTTAATGAGGCATGGCGGATTGTCAACCAAGCCTATGTGGATCCCTCCTTCAATGGCCAAAACTGGTGGCTGGTGCGCGAAAAGGCGCTAAAGCGTCCCCTGCCCAATCGCGAGGCTACCTACGAGGCCATTCAAACCATGCTGGCAAGCCTTGAGGATCCCTTTACACGGCTGCTGCGACCCGCCCAATTTCGTAGCCTGCAAACGACCACGGCTGGGGAATTAACGGGTGTCGGCTTGCAAATTAGCACTGACCCTGAAACCGGTGTCCTCGAAGTGATTGCTCCCATTGATGGCTCGCCCGCTGCCCAAGCAGGTATTCAACCGAGGGATCGCATTCTTGCCATTGATGGCGTTTCTACGGCTAAGCTGAGTCTTGATGAAGCAGCCGAAAGAATGCGGGGGGCGGCGGGTTCCGCGGTTCATCTTTTGCTGCAACGGGGTAATGAAGCGCCTCAAGAATTGATCCTGCAACGGGGGCACATTGAGATTAACCCCGTGGTTGCTGAAGTTCGCCACGTGCAGGGACACACCATTGGCTATATTCGCCTCGGCCAGTTTAGTGCCATGGCGCCCACGGAAATGCGCAAAGCCATTCAGAGGCTAGAAGAGCAGGGGGCGGAGGAGTACATCCTCGATCTGCGCAATAATCCAGGGGGACTGTTGCAGGCGGGCGTGGAAATTGCCCAACTGTGGTTAGACTCCGGCGTGATTGTCTATACCGTCGATCGCCAAGGGATTGTGGATAGCCTCAACGCCAGTGGCTCTGCCCTCACCCACGATCCGCTAGTCGTGCTCGTGAATGGTGGAACGGCCAGTGCCAGTGAGATTTTGGCCGGTGCCCTTCAAGATCATGGCCGTGCCCGACTCGTGGGCGATCGCACCTTTGGTAAAGGCTCAATTCAGTCTCTCTTTAACCTCAGTGATGGCTCTGGCCTTGCGGTTACCATTGCCCACTACGAAACCCCCAACCATCACAATATCAACAAAGTGGGGATTGAGCCAGATCGGCGAGTTCTGGATGCACCAGAGAGTCTGATGGCCATGGGTACAGCAGCAGATCCCCAATATCTGGCAGCGCTAGAGCTGCTCCACAGTCCTGTGCAAGTGGCCACTAACGCAGCGTGA
- the truB gene encoding tRNA pseudouridine(55) synthase TruB, whose translation MFGFLNLNKPPGCTSHDCINELRRRLRLKRIGHGGTLDPMATGVLPIALGAATRLLPYLSDRKAYIGTVRFGITTTTDDITGNICQEQAASHLTLEAIEEQLRKFIGKIEQYPPAYSAIQVDGQRLYTLARAGEVVSVPPRIVEVYSIDVLNWQAGRYPELTLRITCGGGTYIRALARDLGAALGVGGTLAALQRIESGGLRIAESHSLESISPEHLPLLSPQAVLRHLRWLELNEAQLKDWYHGRAVLFEGLPAAETLVGVTFGDTCVGVGISGGDRLHPKVVLKE comes from the coding sequence ATGTTTGGTTTTTTGAATCTCAATAAACCCCCCGGCTGCACCTCCCATGACTGCATTAACGAACTGCGGCGGCGGCTGCGGCTCAAACGCATAGGTCACGGTGGCACATTGGATCCGATGGCTACAGGGGTACTGCCGATCGCCCTTGGTGCAGCGACGCGACTTCTGCCCTATTTGAGCGATCGCAAGGCCTACATTGGCACTGTGCGCTTCGGGATCACCACGACTACGGATGATATTACGGGTAACATTTGCCAAGAACAAGCTGCAAGTCACCTCACCCTCGAGGCCATTGAGGAACAGCTTCGGAAATTTATTGGCAAGATTGAGCAATATCCCCCAGCCTATAGTGCTATTCAAGTGGATGGCCAGCGGCTCTATACCCTTGCCCGTGCGGGTGAAGTAGTGAGCGTTCCGCCGCGGATCGTGGAGGTGTACAGTATTGATGTCTTGAATTGGCAAGCGGGGCGCTACCCAGAATTGACCCTGCGCATTACCTGTGGTGGTGGCACCTATATTCGCGCCCTTGCCCGTGATTTAGGAGCAGCCCTAGGGGTTGGGGGAACGCTGGCAGCCCTGCAACGGATTGAAAGTGGCGGCCTGAGGATTGCGGAGAGCCATTCCCTAGAAAGCATTTCGCCAGAGCATTTGCCCCTGCTCTCTCCCCAAGCAGTTCTGCGTCATCTACGGTGGCTAGAGCTAAATGAGGCACAACTGAAGGACTGGTACCATGGCCGTGCCGTTCTTTTTGAGGGCTTGCCTGCGGCGGAGACTCTGGTTGGCGTTACCTTTGGCGATACTTGTGTGGGCGTTGGCATCAGTGGGGGCGATCGCCTGCATCCCAAGGTGGTGCTCAAGGAGTAG
- a CDS encoding TolC family protein translates to MVTVSGVSMGQQSICQGSSLLLGSLAGVLITMAGGAIAQPTATATDLLPLNPNPDPLYLPSRPDQVKIDLDRPITLNEAIELARRNNRQLQILEAQLQQSRAVLRQAEAALYPSISLQMGISRTDSAAIRLQNAQLPPPLRVNPTSNTWTSTVQLGYNIFTSGQRDGSIKAAQEQVRNAELDLQREFEQLRQDVTNAYYNIQQAEALVRIGEAAVQNSQISLRDAIARERAGLGTQFDVLTAQVQLANNQQQLVQAQSQLQTAQRQLAQVLSLNDKANVRAADPIRVVGEWKLSLEESIALAFRNRVELEQQLTQRNAALQQRRVALGNLGPQLVAGGSFNTLDSLTDSAGPRWGYTVGGQMNLTLFDGGVSRASAAQQESAAAIAEAQYAAFRNLIRFQVEQAYYTLKSSQENIRTNEVAVRQATEGLRLARLRFQAGIGTQAEVSNAETALIQAQSNLLSSTIDYNRAIAALQRFVSGLPLTATP, encoded by the coding sequence ATGGTAACGGTGTCGGGAGTGAGCATGGGTCAACAATCCATCTGCCAAGGAAGCAGTCTGCTGCTAGGGAGTCTTGCGGGTGTCTTGATCACAATGGCGGGGGGGGCGATCGCTCAACCCACTGCTACCGCTACGGATCTGCTGCCCCTCAATCCCAACCCCGATCCCCTCTATCTCCCAAGTCGTCCCGATCAAGTAAAAATTGATTTGGATCGCCCCATTACCCTCAACGAAGCGATTGAACTGGCTCGCCGCAATAACCGCCAACTGCAAATCCTCGAGGCACAACTGCAACAAAGTCGTGCGGTGCTGCGCCAAGCGGAAGCGGCTCTGTATCCCAGCATCTCCTTGCAAATGGGGATTAGTCGCACGGATTCAGCCGCGATTCGTCTGCAAAATGCCCAACTTCCCCCCCCTTTGCGTGTCAATCCCACCAGCAACACGTGGACCAGCACAGTGCAACTAGGCTACAACATTTTCACCTCTGGCCAACGGGATGGCAGCATCAAAGCCGCACAGGAACAGGTGCGCAATGCCGAACTGGATCTACAGCGGGAATTTGAACAACTGCGTCAGGATGTCACCAATGCCTACTACAACATTCAACAGGCAGAGGCTCTGGTGCGCATTGGCGAAGCAGCGGTACAAAACTCCCAAATCAGCTTGCGGGATGCGATCGCCCGCGAACGCGCTGGCTTAGGCACGCAATTTGATGTCCTCACAGCACAGGTGCAACTGGCCAACAACCAACAACAACTGGTGCAAGCCCAAAGCCAACTGCAAACGGCTCAACGCCAACTGGCACAGGTGCTTAGTCTCAATGACAAGGCCAATGTGCGGGCGGCTGACCCCATTCGAGTGGTTGGGGAATGGAAACTCTCCCTTGAGGAGAGCATTGCCCTTGCCTTTCGTAACCGCGTGGAACTGGAACAGCAACTGACACAACGGAATGCAGCACTCCAGCAACGACGGGTTGCCTTGGGAAACCTTGGCCCGCAATTGGTCGCCGGCGGCAGTTTTAACACCTTGGATAGCCTTACAGATTCGGCAGGCCCCCGTTGGGGTTATACCGTGGGTGGCCAAATGAACCTAACCCTCTTTGATGGGGGGGTCTCCCGTGCCAGTGCCGCGCAGCAGGAAAGTGCGGCAGCAATCGCTGAAGCCCAGTATGCGGCCTTTCGCAACTTGATTCGCTTCCAAGTGGAGCAGGCCTACTACACGCTCAAATCCAGTCAGGAAAATATCCGCACCAATGAAGTGGCGGTGCGCCAAGCCACAGAGGGACTCCGCCTTGCCCGTCTGCGCTTCCAAGCAGGGATTGGCACCCAAGCGGAGGTGAGTAATGCAGAAACAGCATTGATTCAAGCCCAGAGCAATCTACTGAGTTCAACCATTGACTACAACCGGGCGATCGCTGCCCTGCAACGCTTTGTCAGTGGCTTACCCTTGACGGCAACGCCTTGA
- a CDS encoding class I SAM-dependent methyltransferase produces MATILRTWSYQYPWLYDTISALAAIPVGGSDRLHRLAWQDLDLPRSAVVLDLCCAHGVVTQALTAAFDHVTGLDASPWAIARARQRVPQATYVEAFAEKMPFADATFDLVHTSMALHEMTAAQLRAILAEVWRVLKPGGWFALIDFHRPQVPLLWPGIALFFWLFETETAWQLLQTDLAEQLQLQGFTVERQTYHLGHSLQVLHARKPCPND; encoded by the coding sequence GTGGCAACGATTTTACGCACTTGGAGCTATCAATATCCATGGCTTTACGACACGATTAGTGCGCTCGCGGCAATTCCTGTAGGGGGGAGCGATCGCCTGCATCGCCTAGCTTGGCAAGATTTGGACTTACCCCGCAGTGCCGTGGTTTTGGATCTCTGCTGTGCCCATGGCGTTGTGACTCAAGCCTTAACTGCGGCCTTTGATCACGTCACTGGTTTAGATGCTTCACCGTGGGCGATCGCCCGTGCGCGGCAGCGGGTACCCCAAGCCACCTATGTGGAAGCCTTTGCCGAGAAGATGCCCTTTGCCGATGCCACCTTTGACCTGGTGCATACCAGCATGGCGCTCCACGAAATGACTGCGGCGCAACTGCGTGCCATCTTGGCGGAAGTGTGGCGGGTTCTGAAGCCCGGTGGTTGGTTTGCCCTGATTGATTTTCATCGTCCCCAAGTGCCCCTTTTGTGGCCGGGGATTGCCCTCTTTTTCTGGCTCTTTGAAACGGAAACCGCTTGGCAACTGCTGCAAACGGACTTAGCTGAGCAACTACAGCTACAGGGCTTCACTGTCGAGCGGCAGACCTACCACCTAGGACACAGTTTACAGGTTCTCCATGCCCGCAAACCCTGCCCAAACGATTAA
- the gcvP gene encoding aminomethyl-transferring glycine dehydrogenase, translated as MVSSLPQLEINLETDAEFVARHIGITPSDLPSMLTLLGYGSLKELINAVIPPEIRLQRPLALGEGLSETAALKKLRTLAQQNQVWRSYIGMGYYNCITPAVIQRNILENPGWYTQYTPYQAEIAQGRLEALLNFQTLVSDLTGLPIANASLLDEATAAAEAMTLSFNACRQKGANRFLVAQDCHPQTLAVLRTRALPLGIEIVPIDPIASELPWEKAFGLLLQYPATDGAVRSPAALIAAAHERGLLVTVATDLLALTLLTPPGELGADIAVGSSQRFGVPLGYGGPHAAFFATREDFKRQLPGRLVGVSHDALGQKALRLALQTREQHIRREKATSNICTAQVLLAVVASMYAVYHGPTGLRQMAERIHRRTVTLAKGLEAAGYRLYHRKFFDTLRIALGNLPINVLKERATAAQINLRYFDDGSVGISLDETTTEQDVADLLALFGASPAEVDAGDRLPPTLKRQSAYLQHPVFQEYHSEHALLRYIHRLQAKDLSLTTSMIPLGSCTMKLNATAEMLSISWPEFNQLHPFAPAEQAQGYRQLFADLSAMLAEITGFDAISLQPNAGSQGEYAGLLVIRQYHHSRGESQRNVCLIPTSAHGTNPASAVMAGMQVVAINCDAQGNIDGADLAAKAATYGDRLAALMITYPSTHGVFETGIRHICEIIHRYGGQVYMDGANMNAQVGLCRPGDFGADVCHLNLHKTFCIPHGGGGPGVGPIGVKAHLAPFLPTTQVTPQGLEIGPVTAAPWGSASILPISWMYITLMGGVGLTRATAIAILNANYIAKRLEPYYPVLYKGAHGLVAHECILDLRPLKKSAGIEVEDVAKRLMDYGFHAPTVSWPVPGTLMIEPTESETKAELDRFCEAMIAIRAEIAEIEAGVSDRQQNPLKNAPHPALMLATDPWPYPYSREVAAYPAPWLREYKFWPAVARIDNAYGDRHLVCSCSMPMTTPDS; from the coding sequence ATGGTAAGTTCACTGCCCCAACTGGAGATCAACTTAGAAACTGATGCGGAGTTTGTCGCGCGGCACATTGGCATTACGCCGTCTGATCTACCCTCAATGTTGACCCTGTTGGGGTATGGCAGCCTCAAGGAGCTGATCAATGCGGTTATTCCCCCAGAAATTCGCTTGCAGCGTCCCCTCGCCCTTGGTGAGGGTCTCAGTGAAACGGCAGCCCTAAAAAAATTACGCACCCTTGCCCAGCAAAACCAAGTTTGGCGCAGCTACATTGGCATGGGCTATTACAACTGCATCACACCTGCGGTGATTCAGCGCAACATCCTTGAAAACCCCGGTTGGTACACCCAGTACACCCCCTACCAAGCAGAAATTGCCCAAGGGCGCCTCGAAGCCCTGCTCAACTTTCAAACCCTTGTGAGTGACCTGACGGGGCTGCCGATTGCCAATGCCTCCCTCCTCGATGAGGCGACCGCTGCTGCTGAAGCCATGACATTGAGCTTCAATGCCTGCCGCCAAAAAGGAGCGAATCGGTTCTTGGTGGCCCAAGATTGTCATCCCCAAACCCTTGCGGTGCTGCGCACCCGTGCCCTACCCCTTGGCATTGAGATTGTGCCCATTGACCCGATCGCCAGCGAATTACCTTGGGAAAAGGCCTTTGGCCTGCTCTTGCAATATCCCGCTACCGATGGCGCGGTGCGATCGCCCGCAGCCCTGATTGCTGCTGCCCATGAACGGGGACTCTTGGTGACGGTGGCCACGGATCTGCTGGCGCTGACGCTGTTGACGCCGCCGGGGGAATTGGGCGCGGATATTGCCGTCGGTAGTTCCCAACGCTTTGGGGTGCCCCTAGGGTATGGTGGCCCCCATGCCGCCTTCTTTGCCACCCGTGAAGACTTTAAGCGACAGTTGCCAGGGCGACTGGTGGGGGTTTCCCACGATGCTCTGGGTCAAAAAGCCTTGCGCCTTGCCCTGCAAACCCGTGAGCAGCACATCCGTCGCGAAAAGGCCACCAGTAACATCTGCACTGCCCAAGTCCTGCTGGCGGTTGTGGCCAGTATGTACGCGGTCTATCATGGCCCCACTGGCTTGCGGCAAATGGCTGAGCGTATTCATCGGCGGACAGTGACACTGGCAAAGGGACTAGAAGCAGCGGGCTACCGACTCTACCATCGGAAATTTTTTGACACCCTGCGCATTGCCTTGGGGAATCTACCCATCAACGTGCTCAAAGAGCGAGCAACAGCAGCCCAAATCAACCTGCGCTACTTTGACGATGGCAGTGTCGGCATTAGCCTTGATGAGACCACCACTGAGCAAGATGTGGCGGATTTACTGGCGCTTTTTGGCGCAAGTCCTGCGGAAGTTGACGCGGGCGATCGCCTGCCGCCAACCCTGAAACGCCAATCTGCTTACCTGCAACACCCGGTCTTTCAGGAGTACCACAGCGAACATGCTCTGCTGCGCTACATTCACCGCCTTCAGGCCAAGGATCTCTCCCTCACCACCTCGATGATTCCCCTTGGCTCCTGCACGATGAAGCTGAATGCCACAGCTGAAATGCTGTCCATCAGTTGGCCAGAATTTAATCAACTGCATCCCTTTGCGCCCGCTGAGCAAGCCCAAGGCTATCGGCAACTGTTTGCAGACCTGTCAGCGATGTTGGCAGAAATTACCGGCTTCGATGCGATTTCCCTACAACCCAATGCCGGTTCCCAAGGGGAATATGCGGGACTCCTAGTGATTCGCCAGTACCACCATAGCCGTGGCGAAAGTCAGCGCAATGTCTGTTTGATCCCCACCTCCGCCCATGGCACTAATCCCGCCAGTGCCGTGATGGCCGGGATGCAAGTGGTGGCCATCAATTGCGATGCCCAAGGCAACATTGATGGGGCGGATCTGGCGGCCAAGGCGGCAACCTATGGCGATCGCCTAGCGGCGTTGATGATCACCTATCCCTCGACCCATGGGGTTTTTGAAACGGGAATTCGCCACATCTGTGAGATCATCCATCGTTACGGCGGTCAAGTCTATATGGATGGTGCCAATATGAATGCCCAAGTGGGGCTATGCCGTCCGGGGGACTTTGGTGCCGATGTTTGCCATCTCAACCTCCACAAAACCTTTTGTATTCCCCATGGTGGGGGTGGGCCGGGGGTAGGGCCCATCGGGGTCAAGGCGCATTTAGCCCCCTTCTTGCCAACAACGCAAGTGACTCCCCAAGGATTAGAAATTGGCCCTGTGACCGCCGCCCCTTGGGGCAGTGCCAGTATTTTGCCGATTTCGTGGATGTACATCACCCTCATGGGGGGAGTGGGCTTGACGCGCGCCACCGCGATCGCTATCCTCAATGCCAACTACATTGCCAAACGCCTTGAACCCTACTATCCCGTCCTGTACAAAGGTGCCCATGGTTTGGTGGCCCACGAGTGCATTCTCGATCTCCGTCCCCTGAAAAAATCCGCGGGGATCGAAGTGGAAGATGTTGCCAAACGGCTGATGGACTATGGCTTCCATGCCCCCACCGTCTCTTGGCCGGTGCCGGGAACACTGATGATTGAACCCACCGAAAGTGAAACCAAGGCGGAATTGGATCGCTTCTGTGAGGCGATGATTGCCATTCGTGCCGAAATTGCTGAGATCGAGGCCGGCGTGAGCGATCGCCAGCAAAACCCCCTGAAAAATGCCCCCCATCCAGCACTGATGCTCGCCACCGACCCTTGGCCGTACCCCTATTCGCGGGAAGTCGCTGCCTACCCCGCCCCTTGGCTGCGGGAGTACAAATTCTGGCCAGCGGTAGCCCGCATTGACAACGCCTATGGCGATCGCCACCTCGTGTGTAGCTGCTCAATGCCCATGACAACGCCAGACTCTTAA
- a CDS encoding cytochrome ubiquinol oxidase subunit I has translation MDSLDTVVLSRWQFALTAIFHMLWPVLTTGMSIYLVVIEGLWLKTKNLAYYHHARFWSKLYILNFGIGVASGLPMAFQFGMNWAPFSESVGDFFGTVLGFEGTMAFMLEASFLGIMIFGWQRVPPVMHWISTICVAFGANLSTFWILSANSWLQTPAGGVFVEGKFRIQDYFQAIANPFMVKSFFHMFFATLETSLFVIGGISAWYLLQNRLPNFFTKSLKVALVMALVIAPLQVFAGHLSAEQVYHYQPAKLAAMEALWETVPAGTPADWSVIALPNEVAQANTLEVKIPGLLSYLLELKPQLDTPILGLKEWAPSDRPHLIGLIYYSFRLMVAIGLYLAALAIVTVFVWWRTGLEGDRLRNYQWLWWGWIFAGPLGYLAVEAGWIVRCVGRQPWIVYGQLRTAEAASNLPPQVVLFSLSGLVALYTIFFFAALFFGSRIIQKGPNVTLPVPGLHNAEELEIRIKLAEHQPDRRPLETQQ, from the coding sequence CTGGATAGCCTCGATACCGTTGTTCTCTCCCGTTGGCAATTTGCGCTCACGGCCATTTTTCATATGCTTTGGCCCGTTTTAACCACGGGGATGAGTATCTATCTAGTTGTTATTGAGGGACTGTGGCTAAAAACCAAAAACCTAGCGTACTATCACCATGCGCGTTTTTGGTCAAAGCTGTACATCCTTAACTTCGGAATTGGTGTGGCTTCGGGGTTACCGATGGCCTTTCAATTTGGCATGAACTGGGCACCCTTTTCAGAATCTGTGGGTGACTTCTTCGGCACCGTCTTGGGGTTTGAGGGCACAATGGCCTTCATGCTGGAAGCCAGCTTCTTGGGCATTATGATTTTTGGCTGGCAACGGGTACCGCCAGTGATGCACTGGATTTCCACCATTTGTGTGGCCTTTGGCGCGAATCTCTCCACATTTTGGATTCTCTCGGCTAACTCATGGCTCCAAACCCCTGCGGGGGGTGTCTTCGTTGAGGGCAAGTTCCGCATCCAAGACTACTTCCAAGCCATTGCCAATCCCTTCATGGTCAAGAGCTTTTTCCACATGTTCTTTGCTACTCTAGAAACCTCGCTGTTTGTCATTGGCGGCATTAGCGCGTGGTATTTGCTGCAAAACCGCCTGCCCAATTTCTTTACCAAATCCCTGAAGGTGGCGTTGGTGATGGCTTTGGTGATTGCTCCCCTACAGGTTTTTGCTGGCCACCTGAGTGCTGAGCAGGTCTATCACTACCAACCCGCCAAATTAGCTGCTATGGAAGCTCTCTGGGAAACGGTGCCAGCGGGTACTCCTGCGGACTGGAGTGTGATCGCCCTACCCAATGAGGTCGCCCAAGCAAATACCTTGGAAGTGAAAATTCCCGGCCTGCTGAGCTACCTACTGGAGTTGAAACCGCAGTTAGACACACCCATCTTGGGCTTGAAGGAATGGGCACCCAGCGATCGCCCCCATTTGATTGGCTTGATTTACTATTCCTTTCGCCTGATGGTGGCCATTGGTCTCTACCTCGCTGCTCTAGCGATCGTCACCGTGTTTGTCTGGTGGCGCACGGGTCTCGAGGGTGATCGCCTGCGCAACTACCAGTGGCTCTGGTGGGGCTGGATCTTTGCGGGGCCTTTGGGGTACCTTGCGGTCGAAGCGGGCTGGATTGTCCGCTGTGTCGGGCGTCAACCGTGGATTGTCTATGGCCAGTTGCGGACGGCTGAGGCGGCTTCCAATCTCCCCCCCCAAGTGGTGCTTTTTTCCCTCAGTGGCCTGGTTGCCCTGTACACGATTTTCTTCTTTGCCGCCCTCTTCTTTGGCAGTCGCATCATCCAAAAAGGCCCCAACGTTACTTTGCCGGTGCCGGGGCTGCACAACGCCGAAGAACTGGAGATCCGCATCAAACTGGCAGAACACCAACCCGATCGCCGCCCCCTAGAGACTCAGCAATAA